The following are from one region of the Coffea eugenioides isolate CCC68of chromosome 2, Ceug_1.0, whole genome shotgun sequence genome:
- the LOC113759829 gene encoding protein FAR1-RELATED SEQUENCE 5-like, whose translation MDCSKLAENGTPELGMEFNSEEDAYKFYNKYAFKMDFSGRKDYLNKDKDGVTTSRRYSCCKEGVKRKYEGDVMPKRTRAPTKTGCGAKMVIVLFRGTMKYRVHDLVLEHNHELHIAQCAHMMPSQRKVSVAQGFQAEISEDAGLSLKQSHELMGTEAGGMGNVGYTRDDLKRYLRTRRERSLKYGEAGSMLNYFQEQTLENPSFFHAVQLDCEEQITNIFWADAGMLIDYNFFGDVVTFDTTYKTNKEYRPLGVFVGFNQHRQIVIFGAALMYDETIDSFKWVFGTFLEAMCGKHPSTILTDQDHAMAAALSIVMPETFHGLCTFHIRRNFMKHLGNHYKENSDLPYMFGACMYEFEEVEQFNRVWEAMVKKHNLENNEWLSGLYKIRDKWARCMMKERWTAGMRSTQLSESLNAAIKNHLKLDHDLVQFFRHFNRVVDEKRHNELIAEYEMRQKLPMVGLRQTPMLVHASETYSPTVFVAFQNEYGESTAMVILRQQDAAMFVEFAVMRYDGGPERTVVFNRNDLSVRCSCKKYENEGILCGHALKVFDTVGIKIIPPEYIKRRWTKRARAGDCFDRRG comes from the coding sequence ATGGATTGCAGCAAATTGGCAGAAAATGGGACTCCTGAGTTAGGAATGGAGTTCAACAGTGAAGAGGATGCGTACAAGTTTTACAACAAGTATGCCTTTAAAATGGATTTCAGTGGACGTAAAGACTATCTGAATAAAGACAAAGACGGCGTGACCACGTCTAGGAGATATAGTTGCTGCAAAGAAGGTGTGAAACGCAAGTATGAAGGTGATGTGATGCCAAAGAGGACACGAGCGCCGACGAAAACAGGGTGTGGAGCTAAAATGGTTATCGTGTTGTTTAGAGGGACAATGAAGTACCGTGTGCATGACCTTGTCTTAGAGCATAATCATGAGTTGCACATTGCTCAATGTGCTCACATGATGCCATCACAAAGAAAAGTGAGTGTGGCTCAAGGATTCCAAGCTGAAATAAGCGAGGATGCTGGGCTTTCATTGAAACAGAGCCATGAGCTTATGGGAACGGAAGCAGGTGGGATGGGTAATGTGGGATATACTCGGGATGATCTTAAACGATATCTTCGAACGAGACGGGAAAGGAGCTTGAAATATGGAGAAGCAGGTAGCATGCTGAATTATTTTCAAGAGCAAACACTCGAGAATCCATCCTTTTTTCATGCCGTACAGCTGGACTGTGAAGAGCAGATAACGAATATCTTTTGGGCTGATGCAGGAATGTTAATTGACTACAACTTTTTTGGAGACGTAGTCACATTCGACACaacctacaaaacaaataaagaataccGGCCACTTGGAGTATTTGTGGGTTTTAACCAGCATAGGCAAATTGTGATATTCGGTGCTGCCCTTATGTATGATGAGACGATAGATTCTTTCAAATGGGTGTTTGGTACATTTTTAGAAGCAATGTGCGGAAAACATCCAAGTACCATACTAACCGACCAAGATCACGCCATGGCAGCCGCTCTTTCAATTGTCATGCCTGAAACATTTCACGGTCTATGTACGTTTCACATAAGGCGTAATTTTATGAAACATCTTGGCAATCACTACAAGGAAAATAGTGATCTTCCATACATGTTTGGTGCCTGCATGTATGAGTTTGAAGAAGTGGAACAATTCAATAGGGTGTGGGAGGCGATGGTGAAGAAACACAatcttgaaaataatgaatggcTCTCCGGGTTGTATAAAATTCGTGATAAATGGGCAAGGTGCAtgatgaaagaaagatggaCCGCGGGAATGCGAAGCACCCAACTCAGCGAAAGCCTAAATGCAGCaattaaaaatcatttgaaactggATCATGACCTTGTGCAGTTCTTTAGACATTTCAATCGGGTGGTTGATGAAAAGAGACATAATGAACTGATCGCAGAATATGAAATGAGGCAAAAGCTCCCCATGGTAGGGTTAAGGCAAACACCTATGCTTGTGCATGCATCAGAGACGTATTCACCAACCGTATTTGTTGCATTCCAAAATGAATATGGCGAGTCAACAGCTATGGTTATATTGAGACAACAAGATGCAGCGATGTTTGTGGAGTTTGCGGTCATGAGGTATGATGGAGGACCTGAAAGAACAGTAGTATTCAATCGGAATGATCTAAGTGTACGTTGCAGTTGTAAAAAATACGAGAATGAAGGCATTTTATGTGGGCACGCGTTGAAGGTGTTTGATACCGTGGGCATAAAAATAATTCCTCCTGAATACATTAAGAGGCGATGGACAAAAAGAGCTCGGGCTGGAGACTGTTTTGATCGGCGAGGATAG